A region of Lepeophtheirus salmonis chromosome 13, UVic_Lsal_1.4, whole genome shotgun sequence DNA encodes the following proteins:
- the LOC121127640 gene encoding uncharacterized protein, producing the protein MAPRHCPLGLYAMCLRGVAYQVDKTARRLFLEHGSFEDCRESIQVFQSFLCDILPTTVFEDLCDIRNFVNSYEDESFRSYCITSWLRDPRIKLSIYLYPGLSRFTVDPDGNELPQNLIDGMDEIFWCRHLSRLNNLTSLRLNMITTDEILSVVGRHCPKLKHVNIVSKIRESTIRTTHSNVSTFCLMLCVSDVGLYELAKCKDLQSIIMNKIIPSLVDNTNVVGSVSGISINGVRHLVKSLPKLEHLNFGSMGRVIDAGFDPDKNWPLKIKYFCEMNPEYVNIPMLEKSIPYVEHVSLTAPFSVELVGDTGRELGEIARSNAIFESLAESSILKPKVYEFHSFPCAGERFKKFILCKGKHIEELTLRSIDPVSFKEICLIGEECPYIRCLTIRGLQGVSSTSVHCGVDFYHRERKSTAYRFKHITTLVISGKSWNPNLILPYILRNAKNVSKISLLNTDCRYTLDAAWEKILKDNPLSQLNTLMLYTGCFISFILLKKVCY; encoded by the exons ATGGCCCCAAGACATTGTCCTTTGGGGCTTTATGCCATGTGTCTTAGAGGCGTTGCATATCAAGTAGATAAAACAGCTAGGCGTTTATTTCTAGAGCATGGTTCCTTTGAGGACTGTAGGGAATCCATTCAGGTTTTCCAAAGTTTTCTATGTGATATACTCCCTACTACTGTTTTTGAAGACCTATGTGACATTCGAAATTTCGTAAATTCCTATGAGGATGAATCTTTCCGTTCATATTGTATTACAAGCTGGCTTCGTGATCCAAGAATCAAATTGTCAATTTACCTCTATCCTGGACTCAGTCGATTCACTGTTGATCCTGATGGTAATGAACTCCCACAAAATTTGATTGATGGAATGGATGAAATATTTTGGTGTCGGCATTTGTCTCGACTTAATAATCTTACCTCACTTCGCCTCAACATGATCACAACAGACGAAATACTTAGTGTTGTTGGAAGGCATTGTCCAAAATTGAAGCATGTTAACATTGTTTCCAAGATTCGTGAGAGTACAATTCGAACGACGCACTCTAATGTATCCACGTTTTGTTTAATG CTCTGTGTTTCGGATGTTGGTCTTTACGAGCTTGCCAAATGTAAGGATTTGCAAAGCATCATAATGAATAAGATTATTCCATCTCTAGTGGACAATACTAATGTAGTAGGCTCTGTTTCTGGAATAAGTATAAACGGTGTTCGCCATTTGGTCAAGTCCCTTCCTAAACTGGAGCACTTGAATTTTGGTTCAATGGGCCGTGTCATAGATGCTGGATTTGACCCTGATAAAAATTggcctcttaaaataaaatacttttgtgaAATGAATCCTGAATATGTCAATATACCCATGTTAGAGAAGTCCATTCCATATGTGGAGCACGTATCTCTGACTGCCCCCTTTTCTGTTGAGTTGGTTGGGGATACTGGAAGGGAGCTTGGAGAAATAGCACGTAGCAATGCTATTTTTGAATCACTTGCAGAGTCGAGTATTCTCAAGCCTAAAGTGTACGAGTTCCACAGCTTTCCATGTGCAGGGGAACgtttcaagaaatttattttatgtaaaggGAAACACATCGAAGAATTAACTCTCCGATCCATAGATCCAGTctcttttaaagaaatttgcCTCATTGGTGAAGAGTGTCCCTATATTCGCTGTCTCACAATACGGGGTCTTCAAGGTGTTAGTAGTACGAGTGTTCATTGTGGAGTGGACTTTTATCATCGAGAGCGGAAAAGCACAGCCTACAGATTCAAACATATTACAACTCTAGTAATCTCTGGAAAGTCTTGGAACCCAAACCTCATACTTCCCTACATCCTTCGGAACGCTAAAAATGTGTCCAAAATTAGTCTTCTGAATACGGATTGCCGATACACCCTAGATGCAGCTTGGGAAAAGATATTAAAGGATAATCCTCTGAGTCAACTCAATACATTGATGCTCTATACAGGATGCTTTATATCATTCattctgttaaaaaaagtttgctaTTGA